Sequence from the Candidatus Palauibacter scopulicola genome:
TCTCGAACAAGGTCTCGTCGTTCGTGCTCCCGATGGGCGCCACCGTGAACATGGACGGCACGGCGATCTTCGAGTGCGCCGGCGCCCTCTTCATCGCGCAGGTGCTCGGGGTCGACCTCACCATCGGTCAGCAGGCGATCGTCGTCCTCACGGCGCTTCTCGCCTCGATCGGCGCGGCCGCGGTGCCCTCGGCCGGCGTGGTCGTGATTTTCATCGTCCTCAACGCGATCGGCCTCGGCGACAACCCGGAGGCGATCACGATCGTGGGCGCGATGCTCGCCATCGACCGGCCGCTCGACATGTACCGCACCGCGGTCAACGTGTTCAGCGACTCGTGCGGCGCCGCGATCATCGCCCGCTCCGAAGGGGAGGAAGGGGTAGACACCGAAGTCCGCCACTGACGGTGGGACGGGCCTGACGCGGGGGCCGGGAGACGACCGGCCCCCGCATGGTCACCTCGGTTTCGGCCCGCTCAGAACGGTGGCCTGCGTCCCGCGCTTCGTCTGGATGTCGATCGCGCCGCCCCGGGCGCGCGGCCCGTAGAGCAGGACCGCGGCGCGCCCCTTCACGACCTCCACGTGATC
This genomic interval carries:
- a CDS encoding cation:dicarboxylase symporter family transporter; its protein translation is LLIVLGRIKPLVHFANLREPLLTAFSTSSSGATLPVTIKTLREKVGVSNKVSSFVLPMGATVNMDGTAIFECAGALFIAQVLGVDLTIGQQAIVVLTALLASIGAAAVPSAGVVVIFIVLNAIGLGDNPEAITIVGAMLAIDRPLDMYRTAVNVFSDSCGAAIIARSEGEEGVDTEVRH